One genomic region from Ralstonia pseudosolanacearum encodes:
- a CDS encoding 3-ketoacyl-ACP reductase FabG2 codes for MSRRVLVTGASRGIGRAIANRLASDGFEVSVHCRSGRSDAESVASAIQAQGGTARVVQFDVRDRVTCRTLLEADVAEHGAYYGIVLCAGVTRDAAFPALTEEDWDIVLETGLDGFYNVVHPLTMPMIRLRQGGRIVTIASVSGVMGNRGQVNYSAAKAGLIGATKALAVELASRRITVNCVAPGLIDTEMLAEVEHLDHALKTVPMNRVGQPAEVASVVGFLMSDGASYVTRQVIGVNGGMV; via the coding sequence ATGAGCCGCCGCGTTCTCGTGACAGGTGCCAGCCGGGGCATCGGCCGCGCCATCGCCAACCGACTGGCATCCGACGGCTTCGAGGTCTCCGTGCATTGCCGCAGCGGGCGCAGCGATGCCGAATCCGTTGCCTCGGCCATCCAGGCCCAGGGCGGGACCGCACGCGTGGTGCAGTTCGACGTGCGGGACCGGGTGACCTGCCGTACCTTGCTGGAGGCCGATGTCGCCGAACACGGCGCCTACTACGGCATCGTCCTGTGCGCGGGTGTCACGCGCGATGCCGCGTTTCCCGCGCTGACCGAGGAGGACTGGGACATCGTCCTCGAAACGGGCCTGGACGGCTTCTACAACGTCGTGCATCCGCTGACCATGCCGATGATCCGGCTGCGCCAGGGCGGGCGCATCGTGACGATCGCTTCCGTCTCCGGCGTGATGGGCAACCGTGGGCAAGTCAACTACAGCGCCGCGAAAGCGGGCCTGATCGGCGCGACGAAGGCGCTGGCCGTGGAGCTGGCCTCGCGGCGCATTACCGTCAACTGCGTCGCGCCCGGCTTGATCGACACCGAGATGCTGGCCGAAGTCGAGCATCTCGACCACGCGCTGAAGACGGTTCCGATGAACCGCGTCGGCCAGCCCGCCGAAGTGGCATCGGTGGTCGGATTCCTGATGTCGGACGGCGCATCGTACGTCACCCGGCAGGTCATCGGCGTCAATGGCGGGATGGTGTGA
- a CDS encoding hotdog family protein: MDTPPPRIEDILPHRGSMLLLAHVDTWDDETLRACAHVDPTAWYADSDGAMPAWFGIELMAQAIAAHVGLLSMRDGNPARPGVLLGSRKYEAHAPAFAPNPPLSIAVQEVLRSTEGHGAYACTIAAGGRDLAQAVIKVYQPTDFQAFIEGSFAS, from the coding sequence ATGGATACCCCCCCGCCCCGCATCGAAGACATCCTGCCGCATCGTGGCTCGATGCTCCTGCTGGCGCACGTCGACACCTGGGACGATGAAACCCTGCGGGCCTGCGCCCATGTCGATCCGACCGCCTGGTACGCCGATTCCGACGGTGCCATGCCCGCGTGGTTCGGCATCGAGCTGATGGCACAGGCCATTGCCGCGCATGTCGGACTGCTGTCGATGCGGGACGGCAACCCCGCGCGTCCGGGCGTCTTGCTCGGATCGCGCAAGTACGAGGCCCACGCGCCGGCGTTTGCGCCCAACCCGCCCCTGAGCATCGCCGTGCAGGAGGTGCTGCGCAGCACGGAAGGCCACGGCGCCTATGCCTGCACGATTGCCGCCGGCGGACGCGACCTGGCGCAAGCCGTGATCAAGGTCTACCAGCCAACCGATTTCCAAGCCTTTATCGAAGGGAGTTTCGCATCATGA
- a CDS encoding beta-ketoacyl-[acyl-carrier-protein] synthase family protein: MTASTPSVYLHALGMINALGSDLDTIVRGLATGHAPGMRAIDRPGVGPAMVGQVQTPLECAPPASLARYDCRNNRLLLGALAQIEHALRTACERYGHHRVGVVLGTSTSGVQEAEAALQYKRTHQTLPQAFDYRQMEIGTLAPFAAAALGVSGPAFTISTACTSSAKAFASARRLLHLRLCDAVVVGGVDSLCEMTLQGFGSLEATCTQRTNPMSRNRAGINIGEGAAVFLMTREEGPVRLAGAGESSDAHHISAPDPTGAGAELALRAAMRDAGIDAGAIGYVNLHATATRKNDEMEARLMARVFPEGVPASGTKPLTGHTLGAAGATEAGFAWLALTRDDLPLPTHQWDGEADPALPPLDLVETTRRLGAAQYAMSNSFAFGGSNASLILGRG; the protein is encoded by the coding sequence ATGACCGCATCCACCCCTTCTGTCTACCTGCACGCGTTGGGCATGATCAACGCGCTGGGAAGCGACCTCGACACGATCGTCCGGGGCCTCGCGACAGGCCACGCGCCTGGCATGCGCGCCATCGATCGTCCGGGTGTCGGCCCGGCCATGGTCGGTCAGGTGCAGACCCCGCTCGAGTGCGCGCCGCCTGCGTCCCTGGCACGCTATGACTGCCGGAACAATCGGCTGCTGCTCGGCGCGTTGGCGCAGATCGAGCACGCACTCCGGACGGCATGCGAGCGGTATGGGCACCATCGCGTCGGCGTTGTCCTGGGCACCAGCACCTCCGGCGTGCAGGAAGCGGAAGCCGCGCTGCAATACAAGCGCACGCATCAGACCTTGCCGCAGGCGTTCGACTACCGCCAGATGGAAATCGGCACGCTCGCACCGTTTGCCGCTGCCGCGCTGGGCGTCAGCGGACCGGCCTTTACCATTTCCACCGCCTGCACTTCCAGCGCCAAGGCCTTCGCATCGGCCAGGCGACTGCTCCACCTGCGCCTGTGCGACGCCGTGGTGGTCGGCGGCGTGGATTCCCTGTGCGAGATGACGCTGCAAGGCTTCGGCTCGCTGGAGGCCACCTGCACCCAGCGCACCAACCCCATGAGCCGGAACCGGGCCGGCATCAACATCGGCGAGGGCGCGGCGGTGTTCCTGATGACGCGCGAGGAGGGGCCGGTGCGGCTGGCCGGGGCGGGCGAATCCAGTGACGCGCACCATATCTCGGCGCCGGACCCGACCGGCGCGGGCGCCGAACTGGCCTTGCGGGCCGCCATGCGCGACGCCGGCATCGACGCCGGCGCCATCGGCTACGTCAACCTGCATGCCACCGCCACGCGCAAGAACGATGAAATGGAAGCACGCCTGATGGCACGCGTGTTTCCCGAGGGCGTACCGGCCAGCGGCACCAAACCGCTGACCGGCCATACGCTGGGCGCAGCCGGCGCGACAGAAGCGGGCTTTGCATGGCTCGCCCTCACCCGTGACGACCTCCCCCTGCCAACGCATCAGTGGGACGGCGAAGCCGATCCGGCACTGCCGCCGCTCGACCTGGTGGAAACTACGCGCCGCCTCGGCGCAGCACAGTACGCAATGAGCAATTCGTTCGCCTTTGGCGGCAGCAATGCCAGCCTGATCCTGGGTCGGGGATGA
- a CDS encoding MMPL family transporter, whose protein sequence is MPAALTPARNLHRSAWTTRCLWLAIVLFAACYCGWRLHSGSVLQTNLLALLPATEADPFAERAADTLAASMGDRAVLLVSSHDDRQAKAAARQLGARLAQSDAFRAVVAELPPFDAAQIARFYLPYRAGLLNAGDRAALQNRSASLPDLLAQRLYSPLRTGLGAPLADDPFGWLEHWLADLPLASTRLEIEDNLLVSRQGTTTGVLVTGILRDSAYESHTQAAVRQAVAAAQSDLARAFPDVTMARTGAVFYADAARTASERELHVIGIASTCGIALLMLWVFRSLRVLLLGFASTGIGTLCALAATMAAFGKLHLLTLIFGASLIGEAVDYSIQYFVNHRNVGGMRDPWRSAREVRPALTVALTTSLLGYATLVWVPFPALRQLACFAMVGIGAAFLSVICLLPALMPRQSTQPGRTHERAARWLAAWHHAISHRRAPLVLLLMAACALPGWMRLGSDDDIHLLVQRDADLARQEGIIRSAVGMEGGTQFFMVKGSTPEQVLERTEALDEQLAGPIGGALLQGHQSVTQFVPSAHRQQQNRTLLTERVLGTPQGLPALLATAGFRPEVASGYLKTVTQTASAPLTVDDWLAMPWSQPYRHLWLGRMTDPAGQAPVYATIVIPIGATAAQLPALSALADGTQGVRFVDKASSVARLFAAYRIGSAWWLAGAMALVLGLFCLRYGWRAGLRVTLPVVFAIGITFSAYGYAGLPLNLFHWLAMMLVLGVGANYAVFLREGCMRNPAEIGAVWIGVALSAATTLLTFGLLGSSAMPVLRSFGMTLASGIVIAVALAPLGMPRPGAQRA, encoded by the coding sequence ATGCCGGCCGCATTGACGCCTGCGCGCAACCTCCACCGCTCCGCCTGGACGACCCGGTGCCTATGGCTGGCGATCGTGCTCTTCGCCGCGTGCTATTGCGGATGGCGCCTGCACTCCGGCAGCGTGCTGCAGACCAACCTCCTGGCGCTGCTGCCGGCAACCGAAGCCGACCCGTTCGCCGAACGGGCCGCCGACACGTTGGCCGCTTCCATGGGGGACCGCGCGGTCCTCCTCGTCAGCAGCCATGACGACCGGCAGGCCAAGGCCGCCGCCCGTCAACTAGGGGCACGCCTGGCACAGAGCGACGCGTTCCGCGCCGTCGTCGCCGAGCTGCCGCCGTTCGACGCCGCGCAGATCGCCCGCTTCTACCTGCCCTATCGGGCCGGCCTGCTCAATGCCGGCGACCGCGCAGCGCTGCAGAATCGATCGGCATCGCTGCCGGACCTGCTCGCGCAGCGGCTCTACAGCCCGCTGCGTACCGGCCTCGGCGCGCCGCTCGCCGACGACCCCTTCGGCTGGCTGGAGCACTGGCTGGCCGACCTGCCGCTCGCGTCGACCCGCCTGGAGATCGAGGACAACCTGCTGGTCTCCCGCCAAGGCACGACGACCGGCGTCCTCGTCACCGGCATCCTGCGCGACTCGGCGTACGAATCGCACACGCAAGCCGCCGTCAGGCAGGCCGTGGCAGCCGCCCAGTCTGACCTGGCACGCGCCTTTCCGGATGTCACGATGGCGCGCACCGGCGCAGTGTTCTACGCGGACGCGGCGCGCACGGCATCCGAACGCGAACTCCACGTCATCGGCATCGCCTCGACCTGCGGCATCGCGCTGCTCATGCTGTGGGTCTTCCGCTCATTGCGCGTGCTGCTGCTCGGTTTCGCCTCGACCGGCATCGGCACCCTGTGCGCCCTGGCCGCCACCATGGCCGCATTCGGCAAGCTGCATCTGCTCACCCTGATCTTCGGCGCCAGCCTGATCGGCGAGGCGGTGGATTATTCGATCCAGTACTTCGTCAATCATCGCAATGTGGGCGGCATGCGAGACCCGTGGCGCAGCGCACGCGAGGTGCGTCCCGCGCTGACGGTAGCGCTGACGACCAGCCTGCTCGGCTATGCCACGCTCGTCTGGGTGCCGTTTCCGGCGTTGCGGCAACTTGCGTGCTTTGCCATGGTCGGGATCGGCGCAGCGTTTCTGTCGGTCATCTGCCTCCTGCCGGCCTTGATGCCCCGGCAATCCACGCAACCCGGGCGCACCCACGAACGCGCCGCGCGCTGGCTGGCGGCGTGGCATCACGCCATCTCGCACCGGCGCGCGCCGCTGGTGCTGCTGCTCATGGCCGCCTGCGCACTGCCAGGCTGGATGCGCCTGGGCAGCGATGACGATATCCACCTGCTGGTCCAGCGCGACGCCGACTTGGCCCGCCAGGAAGGGATCATCCGCAGCGCGGTCGGGATGGAAGGCGGAACGCAGTTCTTCATGGTCAAGGGCAGCACGCCGGAGCAGGTGTTGGAGCGCACGGAAGCGCTGGACGAACAGCTCGCCGGACCGATCGGCGGAGCGTTGCTGCAAGGCCATCAATCGGTCACGCAATTCGTGCCGTCGGCACATCGCCAACAGCAGAACCGGACACTGCTGACCGAGCGGGTTCTCGGCACCCCTCAAGGCCTGCCCGCGCTGCTCGCCACAGCGGGGTTCCGGCCGGAGGTCGCAAGCGGCTATCTCAAGACCGTCACCCAAACGGCGAGCGCGCCGTTGACGGTCGATGATTGGCTCGCGATGCCCTGGTCGCAGCCCTACCGGCACCTGTGGCTCGGCCGCATGACCGATCCGGCCGGCCAAGCGCCGGTCTACGCCACCATCGTCATCCCCATCGGGGCCACGGCCGCGCAACTGCCCGCCCTGTCCGCGCTCGCGGACGGTACGCAAGGGGTCCGTTTCGTCGACAAGGCGTCGAGCGTGGCACGGCTGTTCGCCGCCTACCGGATCGGCAGCGCCTGGTGGCTTGCCGGCGCGATGGCGCTGGTGCTCGGCCTGTTCTGCCTCCGATACGGCTGGCGGGCGGGCCTGCGCGTGACGCTGCCGGTGGTGTTTGCCATCGGCATCACCTTCTCGGCCTACGGATACGCAGGCCTCCCCCTGAACCTGTTCCACTGGCTGGCGATGATGCTCGTGCTCGGGGTGGGCGCCAACTACGCCGTCTTCCTGCGGGAAGGCTGCATGCGCAACCCCGCTGAAATCGGTGCCGTCTGGATCGGGGTCGCGCTGTCGGCCGCCACCACGCTGCTGACGTTCGGCCTGCTCGGGTCCAGCGCGATGCCGGTCCTCAGGAGCTTCGGCATGACACTGGCATCCGGCATCGTCATCGCGGTGGCGCTGGCACCGCTCGGCATGCCTCGACCGGGAGCGCAACGCGCATGA
- a CDS encoding outer membrane lipoprotein carrier protein LolA — protein sequence MGRLMLALLLGSAAAWATPVLADDTRDSTVVAQVAAQLGRARGVRARFTQTQTLQSMQRPLVSTGTLLFSRERGVIWQIEQPLRLTYVVTEAGVRILDAAGKPVPGSQRNAAGIAQVSRMMRAMLGGDLSAMYSQFDVAAQGTPAHWRLRLTPAQPQLAQALRGLDLHGDTYVRGITIRAAGGDETRLDFTDSASVETLSPAELALLGAS from the coding sequence ATGGGCCGATTGATGCTCGCGCTGCTGCTGGGCAGCGCCGCAGCCTGGGCGACTCCCGTCCTGGCGGACGACACGCGCGACAGTACCGTGGTCGCCCAGGTCGCGGCGCAGCTGGGACGGGCCCGCGGTGTGCGCGCCCGCTTCACGCAGACGCAAACGCTGCAGTCCATGCAAAGGCCGCTGGTCAGCACCGGCACCCTGCTGTTCTCGCGCGAACGCGGCGTCATCTGGCAGATCGAGCAGCCGCTGCGCCTGACCTACGTGGTCACCGAAGCCGGCGTCAGGATTTTGGACGCGGCCGGCAAACCGGTGCCGGGCAGCCAGCGCAACGCAGCCGGCATCGCCCAGGTGTCGCGCATGATGCGCGCCATGCTCGGTGGCGACCTGTCTGCCATGTACTCGCAGTTCGACGTGGCGGCGCAGGGTACGCCCGCGCACTGGCGCCTGCGCCTGACCCCGGCGCAACCGCAGCTCGCCCAGGCGTTGCGCGGCCTGGACTTGCACGGCGACACCTATGTCCGCGGCATCACCATCCGCGCCGCGGGCGGCGACGAGACGCGTCTCGACTTCACCGACAGCGCTAGCGTCGAGACCCTGAGCCCGGCGGAACTTGCCTTGCTTGGAGCCTCTTGA
- a CDS encoding acyl-CoA thioesterase has protein sequence MTRPARAPLSASARIEVPFHDVDAMDVCWHGHYLKYFESGRAALLRAFDYDYPAMRASGYLWPVVEAHLKYIRPATYGQWINVRATLIEYENRLKIGYEIADCASGQRLTKGHTIQVAVCAATSELQFVSPAVVFEKVERAWAD, from the coding sequence ATGACCCGTCCTGCGCGCGCGCCCTTGTCGGCAAGCGCCCGTATCGAGGTGCCCTTCCATGATGTCGACGCCATGGATGTCTGCTGGCACGGCCACTACCTCAAGTATTTCGAGAGCGGCCGCGCCGCCCTGCTGCGCGCCTTCGATTACGACTACCCGGCAATGCGCGCCTCCGGCTACCTCTGGCCGGTCGTCGAAGCCCATCTGAAATACATCAGGCCGGCCACGTACGGCCAGTGGATCAACGTCCGCGCCACCTTGATCGAGTACGAGAACCGATTGAAGATCGGCTATGAGATTGCGGACTGCGCATCCGGTCAGCGGCTCACGAAAGGGCACACCATCCAGGTCGCGGTCTGCGCGGCAACGTCGGAGCTGCAGTTCGTCTCGCCCGCGGTGGTGTTCGAGAAGGTGGAGCGCGCATGGGCCGATTGA
- a CDS encoding HAL/PAL/TAL family ammonia-lyase, translating to MAEHDLMPAAITRPIPAPIRFGDCHLSIEAVVAIARRQATVALNGDEAWRDRIERGARFLQEQLAQGATVYGVNTGYGDACEVSVPPALVQALPLQLTRYHGCGMGRYLDPAETLAVIAARLNSLAHGYSGVRYTLLQRLADLINHDILPRIPAEGSVGASGDLTPLSYVAAALVGERDVVFDGKVQAASDVWRALGHAPFELAPKEGLALMNGTAVMTGLACLAYARAEHLIRLATRLTALATVALDGRSGHFDATIFQAKPHAGQAEVAAWLREDLAGWDDTGGHRLQDRYSIRCAPHVIGVAQDAMSWIRRDIENELNSANDNPLIDPDARRILHGGNFYGGHIAFAMDALKTAIANLADLMDRQLALLVDDRYSNGLPRGLSGASADRAPINHGFKAIQISVSAWTAEALKHTMPASVFSRSTESHNQDKVSMGTIAARDCLRVLELTEQVAAAHTLATAQAVRLRAGLDAALVVPPAVRAFVERVTALSEAVTEDRPLEMDLRRLTASIEHGALMAGEPGGQP from the coding sequence ATGGCTGAACACGATCTGATGCCGGCCGCAATCACCCGGCCGATCCCCGCGCCGATCCGCTTCGGCGATTGCCATCTGTCCATCGAGGCAGTCGTCGCCATCGCGCGACGGCAGGCAACGGTCGCCCTGAACGGCGACGAAGCCTGGCGGGATCGCATCGAACGCGGTGCGCGCTTCCTGCAGGAGCAGTTGGCACAGGGCGCCACGGTCTACGGCGTCAATACCGGATACGGCGACGCCTGCGAAGTCAGCGTTCCACCGGCCTTGGTGCAAGCGCTGCCGCTGCAGCTCACGCGCTACCACGGTTGCGGGATGGGGCGTTACCTGGACCCTGCCGAAACGCTGGCCGTCATCGCGGCGCGGCTGAACTCGCTGGCCCATGGCTATTCGGGCGTGCGTTATACGCTGCTGCAACGCCTGGCCGACCTGATCAACCACGACATCCTGCCGCGCATTCCGGCGGAGGGTTCGGTGGGCGCCAGCGGCGACCTCACCCCGCTGTCCTATGTCGCCGCGGCGCTGGTGGGCGAGCGCGACGTCGTGTTCGACGGCAAGGTGCAGGCAGCCAGCGATGTGTGGCGGGCGCTGGGGCATGCTCCTTTCGAGCTGGCGCCCAAGGAGGGGCTGGCGCTGATGAACGGCACGGCGGTGATGACCGGGCTTGCCTGCCTGGCCTACGCCCGCGCCGAGCACCTGATCCGCTTGGCGACCCGCCTGACGGCGCTGGCCACGGTCGCGCTCGACGGCCGCTCCGGACACTTCGACGCGACGATCTTCCAAGCCAAGCCCCATGCCGGACAGGCCGAGGTCGCCGCGTGGCTGCGCGAAGACCTCGCCGGCTGGGACGACACCGGCGGGCACCGGCTGCAGGACCGCTACTCGATCCGCTGCGCGCCGCACGTGATCGGCGTGGCGCAAGACGCGATGTCCTGGATCCGGCGCGATATCGAAAACGAGCTCAACAGCGCAAACGATAATCCGCTCATCGATCCGGATGCCCGGCGCATCCTCCATGGCGGCAACTTCTACGGCGGCCACATCGCCTTTGCGATGGATGCCCTGAAGACGGCCATCGCCAACCTGGCCGACCTGATGGACCGCCAGCTTGCGCTGCTGGTGGACGACCGGTACAGCAACGGGCTACCGCGCGGCCTGTCCGGCGCGTCCGCGGATCGGGCGCCGATCAATCACGGCTTCAAGGCCATCCAGATCTCGGTCTCCGCCTGGACGGCGGAGGCGCTCAAGCACACCATGCCCGCCAGCGTGTTCTCCCGCTCGACGGAATCGCACAACCAGGACAAGGTCAGCATGGGCACGATCGCCGCGCGCGACTGCCTGCGCGTGCTCGAACTGACGGAGCAGGTCGCGGCGGCGCACACGCTGGCCACGGCGCAGGCCGTGCGGCTGCGTGCCGGGCTCGATGCCGCGCTGGTGGTTCCGCCCGCGGTACGGGCCTTTGTCGAGCGCGTCACGGCGCTGTCCGAAGCGGTGACCGAAGATCGGCCGCTTGAAATGGACCTGCGCCGCCTGACCGCGAGCATCGAGCACGGCGCGCTCATGGCGGGCGAACCCGGAGGGCAGCCATGA
- a CDS encoding glycosyltransferase family 2 protein, with translation MRACIVIPIYNHQDVIGLTVARLVTHGLPIFIVDDGSDAPTQAVLAALAGQHAGCVTLLRLPVNGGKGAAVMAGLRAARSAGFTHALQIDADGQHDAADVPTFMEAARAHPDAVILGQPVYDATVPKARLYGRYLTHVWVWIETLSFDIRDSMCGFRVYPLALACALIDEVALPTRMDFDIEILVRLHWRRTRFIAVPTRVTYAADGVSHFDVLWDNLRISQSHTRLVAGMLIRLPLLLANKVRPGQRADQAAAGKAHWWRIAERGSQLGMQLLALSCRLLGTRITALWLYPIVAYFLLTGRAAREASRQYFERLAAASAQDRTPAPGWRTAYRHMLAFAQSGLDKLAAWSGHVSPHQVRFDDPAPFEALIASGRGALVIGAHLGNLEMTRALATRHGQVKVTAVVYIEHARRFNRVLAGAHPEFATHLLEVSDFGPATAMRMQERIDAGELLVIVGDRVPATEMGRTVEATFLGAPARFAQGPYILAHALGCPVYLFFCLKTRQDYTLYFEPFAERIELPRHARATHLATLAQRYANRLEHHCRKAPFQWFNFFDFWARPKKDAHG, from the coding sequence GTGCGCGCTTGCATTGTCATTCCCATCTATAACCATCAGGACGTGATCGGCCTGACGGTCGCCCGCCTGGTCACGCACGGGCTGCCGATCTTCATCGTCGATGACGGCAGCGACGCGCCCACCCAGGCTGTCCTGGCAGCGCTGGCCGGGCAACACGCGGGCTGCGTCACGCTGCTGCGGCTGCCCGTGAACGGCGGCAAGGGCGCGGCGGTCATGGCCGGCCTGCGCGCGGCCCGATCGGCCGGCTTCACCCATGCCTTGCAGATCGACGCCGATGGCCAGCACGATGCCGCCGACGTCCCGACGTTCATGGAGGCCGCGCGGGCCCACCCCGACGCGGTCATCCTGGGGCAACCGGTCTATGACGCGACCGTGCCCAAGGCGCGGCTCTATGGCCGCTACCTCACGCATGTCTGGGTGTGGATCGAAACGCTGTCGTTCGACATCCGGGATTCGATGTGCGGCTTCCGGGTCTATCCGCTGGCGCTCGCGTGCGCGCTGATCGATGAGGTGGCGCTGCCGACGCGGATGGATTTCGACATCGAGATCCTGGTACGGCTGCACTGGCGCCGCACCCGCTTCATCGCCGTCCCGACGCGCGTGACCTATGCGGCCGACGGCGTCTCGCACTTCGACGTACTGTGGGACAACCTCCGCATCAGCCAAAGCCACACGCGGCTGGTCGCAGGCATGCTGATCCGGCTGCCGCTACTGCTGGCCAACAAGGTCAGGCCCGGGCAGCGCGCCGACCAAGCGGCCGCCGGCAAGGCGCACTGGTGGCGCATCGCCGAACGCGGCAGCCAGTTGGGCATGCAGTTGCTCGCCCTGAGTTGCCGGTTGCTGGGGACGCGGATCACGGCGCTCTGGCTCTATCCGATCGTCGCCTATTTCCTGCTCACCGGCCGGGCCGCCCGCGAAGCTTCGCGGCAGTACTTCGAGCGGCTGGCGGCGGCCTCTGCGCAGGATCGCACCCCGGCACCGGGCTGGCGTACCGCGTACCGGCACATGCTCGCCTTCGCGCAATCCGGCCTGGACAAGCTGGCGGCGTGGTCGGGGCATGTGTCCCCACACCAGGTGCGATTCGACGACCCGGCACCGTTCGAAGCGCTGATCGCAAGCGGACGCGGCGCGCTGGTCATCGGCGCCCATCTCGGCAACCTGGAGATGACGCGTGCGCTGGCAACGCGCCACGGCCAGGTCAAGGTCACCGCCGTGGTCTACATCGAACATGCCCGGCGCTTCAATCGTGTCCTGGCGGGGGCACACCCCGAGTTCGCGACGCACCTGCTCGAGGTCAGCGATTTCGGCCCGGCCACGGCCATGCGGATGCAGGAACGCATCGACGCGGGCGAACTGCTCGTGATCGTGGGAGACCGGGTGCCCGCGACGGAAATGGGCCGGACCGTCGAGGCGACCTTCCTGGGCGCCCCCGCACGTTTCGCGCAGGGCCCCTACATTCTTGCCCACGCCCTCGGCTGCCCGGTCTATCTGTTCTTCTGCCTGAAGACGCGGCAAGACTACACGCTGTATTTCGAACCCTTTGCCGAGCGGATCGAACTGCCGCGCCACGCGCGCGCGACGCATCTGGCGACGCTCGCGCAACGCTACGCCAACCGGCTGGAGCACCACTGCCGCAAGGCCCCATTCCAATGGTTCAATTTCTTCGATTTCTGGGCACGCCCCAAGAAGGACGCCCATGGCTGA